A region from the Actinomycetota bacterium genome encodes:
- a CDS encoding four helix bundle protein, with the protein MVTSVYKLTGSFPEDEKFGITSQMRRAALSIPLNIVEGNGRITKGEYRQFLGQARGSLSNSNIYWNYAAN; encoded by the coding sequence ATGGTCACAAGTGTCTACAAACTCACGGGATCTTTTCCGGAAGATGAGAAATTTGGAATTACAAGCCAAATGCGACGAGCTGCACTCTCGATCCCATTGAATATTGTGGAGGGAAATGGTCGGATTACGAAGGGCGAATACCGCCAATTCTTAGGTCAGGCTCGAGGTTCTTTATCGAACTCCAATATTTATTGGAATTATGCTGCCAATTAG